From the Carya illinoinensis cultivar Pawnee chromosome 4, C.illinoinensisPawnee_v1, whole genome shotgun sequence genome, one window contains:
- the LOC122306721 gene encoding uncharacterized protein LOC122306721, translating to MEMEPSPPMVAKKLWNMVRVVLFMLRKGICKNKIMGDLHLMLKRGKLAGKAIADNLTLHDHFSALSCRSRDSLAFVSPREYEFSCSNSPAYHHRPAIFHFNKRNKHHHFSSAASKSTYSYEDVTTATAFQKVLEMLNNHDNTAPPVEASPQVTLPGFGRSPMVRQLRVTDSPFPLKEDGDYHSGQVDKAAEEFIKNFYKDLTLQKRKTAGLESPYRDMMWGR from the coding sequence ATGGAAATGGAACCAAGTCCACCAATGGTGGCCAAGAAACTGTGGAACATGGTTCGAGTCGTGTTATTCATGCTAAGAAAAGGCATATGCAAGAACAAGATAATGGGGGACCTCCATCTGATGCTCAAGCGCGGCAAGCTCGCGGGCAAGGCCATAGCCGACAACCTCACCCTCCACGACCACTTCTCTGCCTTGAGCTGCCGTTCCAGGGACTCTCTTGCCTTCGTATCCCCGCGCGAATACGAGTTTAGCTGCAGCAACAGCCCTGCCTATCATCACCGCCCCGCGATCTTCCATTTCAACAAGCGCAATAAGCACCACCACTTCTCTTCTGCCGCCTCCAAGTCCACCTATAGCTATGAAGACGTCACCACAGCTACTGCATTTCAGAAGGTACTTGAGATGCTGAACAATCACGATAACACGGCGCCTCCGGTGGAGGCGTCGCCGCAGGTGACGTTACCTGGGTTCGGAAGGAGTCCGATGGTGCGACAGCTGAGAGTAACAGACTCGCCATTTCCGTTGAAAGAAGATGGAGATTATCATAGCGGCCAGGTGGATAAGGCTGCGGAGGAATTCATCAAGAACTTCTACAAAGACCTCACGTTGCAGAAAAGAAAGACTGCTGGCCTTGAATCACCGTACCGTGACATGATGTGGGGTAGATGA
- the LOC122308208 gene encoding uncharacterized protein LOC122308208, translated as MSKPCPSFNVQSKDFESIEKKMARKQDRYLVCICIRTLGYLCCPVFRVSIIFHSLNKFVMNYKPSGSNQMPQGSKARQALQLSLLLGVCYWLLYQIEYSNSKGKDYGGGLQSKLREQNPVLVLGRKGNAAWSSDGVVSNLEDVNLVGEAKMKHDGGGGDDELDGILEEKISQKELEQPKMVSLNYLKNNSDVEGVYSNKGYDDPWGSSEQGREKRLEIGDERDGKDPKTEVKQIGGEDSERQGKESEKVKEIADDSIKQYQDEAAIFNIQDENDKDIIGSKQEISLQPSGLENNETVVSRSEMMLDGVHSFHDENGVPQDGRDLVETTLSDLRDDYENILHQDT; from the exons ATGTCTAAGCCATGTCCCAGTTTCAACGTTCAAAGTAAAGACTTTGAAAGCATCGAAAAGAAAATGGCAAGAAAGCAAGACAGATATCTTGTATGTATTTGCATAAGAACTCTAGGCTACTTGTGTTGTCCGGTATTTCGGGTCTCCATCATTTTCCATTCACTGAACAAG TTTGTGATGAATTACAAGCCCAGTGGCAGCAACCAGATGCCCCAAGGGTCTAAGGCAAGGCAGGCTTTACAGTTGTCATTGCTTTTGGGTGTTTGCTACTGGTTGCTATACCAAATTGAGTACTCAAACAGTAAGGGGAAGGACTATGGTGGAGGTCTACAAAGCAAGCTCAGGGAACAAAATCCTGTTCTTGTTTTGGGTCGGAAAGGGAATGCAGCATGGTCAAGTGATGGAGTTGTGTCCAACTTAGAAGATGTCAATCTTGTGGGAGAAGCTAAAATGAAACACGATGGTGGAGGTGGAGATGATGAATTAGACGgaattttagaagaaaaaatttCCCAGAAGGAACTGGAGCAACCGAAGATGGTGTctctaaattatttaaaaaataattctgatGTTGAAGGAGTTTATTCCAATAAAGGATATGATGATCCATGGGGAAGTAGTGAGCAAGGACGTGAGAAGAGGCTTGAGATTGGTGATGAAAGAGATGGCAAGGACCCGAAAACAGAAGTTAAGCAGATAGGTGGAGAGGATTCAGAAAGACAAGGTAAGGAATCAGAAAAGGTTAAGGAAATTGCTGATGATTCTATCAAACAATACCAAGATGAAGCAGCCATCTTCAATATACAAGATGAAAACGATAAAGATATTATTGGAAGCAAACAGGAGATTTCATTGCAGCCTAGCGGATTGGAGAATAATGAAACTGTTGTTAGCAGGAGTGAAATGATGTTGGATGGAGTCCATAGCTTTCATGATGAGAATGGGGTTCCTCAAGATGGTAGGGATCTTGTGGAGACCACACTGAGTGATTTAAGAGATGATTACGAAAATATTCTGCATCAAGACACTTAA
- the LOC122308207 gene encoding pentatricopeptide repeat-containing protein At1g77170, mitochondrial, with protein MSPPIPHFLHRISIFSQIPKCLTIFPHLNHSLSSIPSTYLDSQFPTNQGPQDSIHDPAKIIATQVSNCRNLLELNQVYAQIVRTQLLDLYSAPFHWNNIIRSYTRLDAPDKALCVYVAMSRAGLLPDSYTLPIVLKSVCQFLATEFGRQLHSLAIRIGLESNEYCESGFINLYSKLGEFRNARKVFEQNRDRKLGSWNAIIGGLSQGGRAKEAIGMFLELKKCGFLPDDVTMLSVTSASGSLGDLDLALQLHKCAFQAMPIEKPGILLSNSLIDMYGKCGRTDLAYKVFSRMEERNVSSWTSMIVGYAMHGHVNEAIDCFQCMREAGVKPNHVTFVGVLSACVHGGAVQEGKYYFHMMKNAYGILPQLQHYGCMVDLLGRAGLFEEAREIILGMPMKANSIIWGCLMGACEKYGNVKIGEWVAKHLQELEPWNDGVYVVLSNIYAGRGLWKEVEMVREVMKQSRLVKIPGYSLATNSK; from the coding sequence ATGAGCCCCCCCATTCCCCACTTCCTGCACAGGATTTCTATATTTTCACAGATACCCAAATGCTTGACCATATTTCCCCATCTAAATCACAGTCTCTCATCAATTCCTAGCACGTATTTGGACTCTCAATTCCCAACAAATCAGGGACCTCAGGATTCAATCCACGATCCAGCAAAAATCATTGCGACCCAAGTGTCAAATTGCAGAAACTTACTGGAACTGAATCAGGTTTATGCACAGATTGTCCGAACCCAACTCCTAGATTTGTACTCTGCACCCTTTCATTGGAACAACATTATAAGATCGTACACTAGGCTAGATGCTCCAGATAAAGCGCTTTGTGTCTATGTTGCCATGTCACGAGCCGGTCTCTTGCCCGATTCCTATACGCTTCCAATCGTCTTAAAATCTGTGTGTCAGTTTCTTGCCACTGAGTTTGGTCGACAGCTTCATTCGCTGGCCATAAGGATCGGGTTGGAGTCCAACGAGTACTGTGAGAGTGGGTTCATTAACCTGTATTCTAAGTTGGGTGAGTTCCGTAATGCGAGAAAGGTGTTTGAGCAAAATCGTGATAGAAAGTTGGGTTCTTGGAATGCAATCATTGGAGGTCTTTCTCAAGGTGGGCGTGCCAAGGAAGCCATAGGCATGTTCCTAGAGCTTAAAAAATGTGGGTTTCTGCCGGATGATGTGACTATGCTTAGTGTAACATCGGCTAGTGGAAGTCTTGGGGACTTGGACTTGGCTCTCCAACTGCATAAATGTGCTTTCCAAGCCATGCCAATTGAAAAACCGGGCATTTTGCTGTCAAATTCGCTTATAGACATGTATGGAAAGTGTGGCCGGACGGACTTGGCATATAAAGTATTTTCAAGGATGGAAGAAAGAAATGTATCATCGTGGACATCCATGATTGTGGGTTATGCGATGCATGGGCACGTAAATGAAGCAATAGATTGCTTTCAATGCATGAGAGAGGCTGGAGTGAAGCCGAACCATGTGACTTTTGTTGGGGTACTTAGCGCGTGTGTGCATGGTGGGGCTGTGCAAGAGGGAAAATATTACTTCCATATGATGAAGAATGCTTACGGGATACTGCCCCAGTTACAACATTATGGGTGCATGGTCGATTTGCTTGGTAGAGCAGGGTTGTTTGAGGAGGCCAGAGAAATAATATTGGGGATGCCGATGAAGGCAAATTCAATAATATGGGGGTGTTTGATGGGTGCTTGTGAGAAGTATGGGAATGTGAAAATAGGGGAGTGGGTGGCTAAGCATTTACAAGAATTGGAACCTTGGAATGATGGGGTTTATGTggttttatcaaatatttatgcCGGCAGAGGTTTGTGGAAAGAGGTTGAGATGGTAAGAGAGGTTATGAAGCAGAGCAGACTTGTTAAGATTCCTGGCTATAGCTTGGCAACGAATTCAAAGTGA